A genomic region of Columba livia isolate bColLiv1 breed racing homer chromosome 12, bColLiv1.pat.W.v2, whole genome shotgun sequence contains the following coding sequences:
- the LOC102089774 gene encoding tumor necrosis factor ligand superfamily member 10, with protein sequence MAPHQPSAGQYLRSDSGGSELRMLPDGPDPVPARGEARGRRRCGPLWGSVAVMAILALQIASTTGLFVYFTMAISKLKAQVPGSAEELRCLQVINQQQEGSSLEELVTNQPCLKLANTIKAYVATVTENVVRRSAVKEARQSYFNTSEGQVPPKTASKPSAHLTLRPQSLAQDGNSKRFGNLSQSCRHAIALWEDSTIHSHLQNITYRDGRLRVNQAGKYYVYSQIYFRYPSDGASARVSVPQLVQCINWKTSYSQPILLLKGVGTKCWAPEANYGLHALYQGGLFELKAGDELFVSVSSLAIDYNDAAASYFGAFRLDL encoded by the exons aTGGCCCCGCACCAGCCCAGCGCCGGGCAGTACCTGCGCTCCGACAGCGGCGGCTCGGAGCTCCGAATGCTGCCGGACGGCCCCGACCCCGTTCCCGCCCGCGGCGAggcgcggggccggcggcggtGCGGGCCGTTGTGGGGCAGCGTGGCCGTCATGGCCATCCTCGCCCTGCAGATCGCTTCCACCACCGGCCTCTTCGTCTACTTCACCATGGCCATCTCCAAG CTCAAAGCCCAGGTGCCGGGCAGCGCGGAGGAGCTGCGGTGTCTGCAGGTTATCaaccagcagcaggagggctCCAGCCTGGAGGAGCTGGTCACCAACCAGCCCTGTCTCAAGCTGGCCAACACCATCAAAGCCTATGTGGCCACG GTGACGGAGAACGTTGTCCGCAGGAGCGCCGTGAAGG AGGCCCGGCAGAGCTACTTCAACACCTCAGAGGGGCAGGTTCCTCCCAAAACAGCGAGCAAGCCCTCGGCACATCTCACCCTCCGCccacagagcctggcccaggatG GAAACTCCAAACGCTTTGGGAACCTCTCGCAGTCCTGCCGCCACGCCATCGCCCTCTGGGAAGACAGCACCATCCACTCGCACCTGCAGAACATCACCTACCGGGATGGGCGGCTGCGGGTCAACCAGGCGGGCAAGTACTACGTCTACTCCCAAATCTACTTCCGCTACCCCAGCGATGGGGCCAGCGCCCGGGTCTCCGTCCCCCAGCTCGTGCAGTGCATCAACTGGAAGACCTCCTACAGCCAGCCCATCCTCCTGCTCAAAGGGGTCGGCACCAAGTGCTGGGCACCCGAGGCGAACTACGGGCTCCACGCGCTCTACCAGGGAGGACTGTTTGAGCTGAAGGCCGGCGATGAGctctttgtctctgtctcctCCTTGGCCATCGACTACAACGATGCAGCAGCCAGCTACTTCGGGGCCTTTCGGCTTGACCTGTGA